One window of Papaver somniferum cultivar HN1 chromosome 9, ASM357369v1, whole genome shotgun sequence genomic DNA carries:
- the LOC113310101 gene encoding transcription factor bHLH130-like — MYSGSQTSAKDMNLLFPSSSTFKNSSEGGGGGDNLQRSREASMDVNLFHRRQPNHQQNQQQFNSGLMRYRSAPSSLLEKLINGEDEGGCDNFIPPPTHSSPSEAESIFARFMSIAGNDSSDLREINEKSAVNNRNTPQFMEQETIEENNVFPPTSQMMFQNPSIPSSQPQQNSLQRQNSLNPTESPYRGVNSVNIDQNSSPLKMGSATNSTSNLIRHSSSPAGLFANLNVENGYAVMRGMGTAGNSRLKSQMSFPSRPPTSSGLMSQISEIESEGGNSGEEGSLSNGNNRFIPGFPVASWDDGLENYTGVKRARDINNKMMNPSEAQSGEVGNHTTGLTHHFSLPKNSAEMAAILQYQDSVPCKIRAKRGCATHPRSIAERVRRTRISERMRKLQELVPNMDKQTNTADMLDLAVEYIKDLQTQVKTLNNNQVNCTCSNKQKL; from the exons ATGTATAGTGGCTCACAGACTTCAGCTAAAGATATGAATCTTTTGtttccatcttcttcaacttttAAGAATTCATCAGAAGGAGGAGGGGGAGGAGATAATTTGCAGAGAAGCAGAGAAGCTTCCATGGATGTAAACCTTTTTCATCGCCGTCAACCAAATCATCAGcaaaaccaacaacaatttaattCTGGGTTAATGAGATATCGATCTGCTCCAAGTTCTTTACTTGAAAAACTCATCAATGGTGAAGATGAAGGAGGATGTGATAATTTCATACCCCCTCCAACTCATTCAAGTCCTTCAGAAGCAGAGAGTATATTTGCTAGATTCATGTCTATTGCTGGTAATGATTCTTCTGATCTAAGAGAAATTAATGAAAAATCAGCTGTTAATAACAGAAACACCCCTCAATTCATGGAACAAGAAACTATTGAAGAAAATAATGTGTTTCCTCCTACTTCTCAAATGATGTTTCAAAACCCTTCAATTCCTTCCTCACAACCCCAACAAAATTCTCTGCAGAGGCAAAATTCATTAAATCCCACTGAAAGTCCTTACAGAGGTGTTAATTCCGTGAACATAGATCAAAATTCTTCACCTCTGAAGATGGGCAGTGCTACTAATTCTACTTCAAATCTCATCAGACATAGTAGTTCTCCTGCTGGACTTTTCGCAAACTTAAACGTCGAAAACG GTTACGCAGTAATGAGGGGAATGGGGACTGCGGGGAATAGCAGGCTGAAAAGTCAGATGAGTTTCCCATCAAGACCACCTACTTCATCAGGACTAATGTCTCAGATATCGGAAATTGAAAGTGAAGGTGGGAATAGCGGCGAAGAAGGAAGTTTGAGTAATGGTAATAATCGATTCATCCCTGGTTTCCCAGTTGCTTCGTGGGATGATGGACTTGAGAATTACACTGGTGTTAAAAGAGCTAGAGATATCAATAACAAAATGATGAATCCATCAGAAGCACAG AGTGGAGAAGTCGGAAACCATACCACTGGCCTGACCCACCATTTTAGTTTGCCAAAAAATTCAGCAGAAATGGCAGCCATTTTACAATATCAAGACTCTGTACCTTGTAAGATTCGAGCTAAGCGTGGTTGTGCCACACACCCAAGAAGCATTGCAGAGAGG GTAAGAAGAACCCGGATAAGTGAACGAATGAGAAAACTACAAGAGCTTGTGCCAAATATGGACAAG CAAACCAACACAGCAGACATGTTAGACTTAGCTGTTGAGTACATTAAGGATCTCCAAACACAAGTTAAG ACACTCAACAATAATCAAGTGAACTGTACGTGTTCAAACAAGCAAAAGCTATAA